In Agelaius phoeniceus isolate bAgePho1 chromosome 18, bAgePho1.hap1, whole genome shotgun sequence, one genomic interval encodes:
- the PISD gene encoding phosphatidylserine decarboxylase proenzyme, mitochondrial isoform X3, giving the protein MCQSNTLQGPELHTGKWLQFPQLALRRRLGQLSCMSRPALKLRSWPLTILYYLLPFGALKPLTRVGWRPMSRVALYKSVPTRLLSRAWGRLNQVELPTWLRKPVYSLYIWTFGVNMKEAAVEDLHHYRNLSEFFRRKLKPQARPVCCVHSVISPSDGKILNFGQVKNCEVEQVKGVTYSLESFLGPRISTEEMHFSQAPAGNSFQKQLVTKEGNELYHCVIYLAPGDYHCFHSPTDWTVSHRRHFPGSLMSVNPGVARWIKELFCHNERVVLTGDWKHGFFSLTAVGATNVGSIRIYFDQDLHTNSPSYSKGSYNDFSFISNNNKEGIPMRKGEHLGEFNLGSTIVLIFEAPKDFRFNLKAGQKIRFGEALGSL; this is encoded by the exons GTTGCAATTCCCCCAGCTGGCCCTGAGGCGAAGGTTGGGCCAGCTGAGCTGTATGTCTAGGCCTGCTCTGAAACTCCGTTCTTGGCCTCTGACTATTCTCTATTACCTTCTGCCTTTCGGTGCTCTTAAACCCTTGACCAGAGTGGGATGGAGGCCTATGAGCAGG GTTGCCCTGTACAAGTCGGTCCCGACGCGGCTGCTCTCGCGAGCCTGGGGCCGCCTGAACCAGGTGGAGCTGCCCACGTGGCTGCGGAAGCCGGTGTACAGCCTGTACATCTGGACCTTCGGGGTGAACATGAAGGAGGCAGCTGTGGAGGATCTGCACCACTACAGGAACCTCAGTGAGTTCTTCCGCAGGAAGCTGAAACCGCAGGCACGGCCGGTGTGCTGTGTGCACAGCGTG ATTAGTCCCTCTGATGGAAAGATCCTGAATTTCGGACAGGTAAAAAATTGTGAAGTGGAGCAAGTAAAAGGGGTTACTTATTCTCTGGAATCTTTCTTGGGACCTCGCATCTCTACAGAGGAAATGCATTTTAGCCAGG ccccagctggtaACTCTTTTCAGAAACAACTGGTCACAAAGGAGGGGAATGAGCTCTACCACTGTGTAATTTACCTTGCACCAGGGGATTATCACTGCTTCCACTCTCCCACAGACTGGACAGTGTCACACCGCCGGCATTTCCCAG GCTCTCTGATGTCTGTCAATCCTGGAGTTGCTCGCTGGATCAAGGAACTGTTCTGCCACAATGAACGGGTTGTCCTTACAGGTGACTGGAAACATGGCTTCTTCTCACTAACAGCTGTAGGAGCAACAAACGTGGGCTCCATCCGCATCTACTTTGACCAG GACTTGCACACGAACAGTCCAAGTTACTCTAAAGGTTCCTACAATGACTTCAGCTTCATCTCCAACAACAACAAGGAGGGAATCCCCATGAGGAAAGGGGAACATTTAGGGGAATTTAACTTAGGCTCTACGATCGTGCTAATCTTTGAGGCACCCAAGGACTTCAGATTCAACCTCAAAGCTGGACAGAAAATCCGCTTTGGAGAAGCACTGGGCTCTCTATAG